The sequence below is a genomic window from Microbacterium abyssi.
TGAATGCGGCGCAGGTGCTCGTCACGAGGGTTCCGACGCTGTTGACGTCGCGGATCACGTCGAGCTGACCCGCGAGGCCCAGGTCGGTCTCGAACAGCGCTGCGACACCGCCCACCGCGGCGACGATCGCGAACGCGCACGACACGAGTGCCAGCGGCAGCTTGATGTCGCGCCGGGGGCTGCGGCTGCGGAACAGCTCGAACGCGATCAGGGCGGCGAAGACGCCGGCGGCGACGAACGCGAGACGGAAGGAGGTCTGGAAGGTCGGCGTTCCTGCGGTCACGGCGAGGACTGCGGGCACCGCGAGCACGAACGCCACGACCGGCCACCAGATCGGGCGCTTGCCGAAGTGCAGGCGCAGTCCGAGCCAGACGATCGGCTCGAAGCAGATCATCAATCCGGATGCCGCGCCTTGCAGCGTCGCGGAGTCCATCTGGTGCGCGGCCACCCAGACATAGGTCCCCAGCAGGCCGAGGCCGAAGGCGACGCCCCAGGCGACCGTGGCACGACTTGGGCACGCGAGCGTCGCCAGCCCGAATACCAGTGCGGTCACCAGCGTCACGATGGCGACGAGGCTGGTCGAAGCGTCGATGCTGATCGTCTCGTGGACGGCGTGGACGATCATGCCGGCTCCCTCACCTGCAGCCGCTCCGCCTCGAGCGGTTCCGGACGGTTCTGCGTCTTTCCTTCCGGCCGGCGTGGGAACCGCAGCGTGATGCTGGTGCCCACGCCGGGCTCGCTGACGACATCGATCACGCCGCCATGTGCGGTGACGATGTCCCGAGCGATCCCCATGCCGAGTCCCGTGCCGGGGATGTCGCCCTGACGCGCCTCGTCCGTGCGGAAGTACGGGTCGAACAGATGCTCCAACTCGTCCGGCGCGATGCCCAGCCCCGTGTCGGTGATCGTGACCTCCGCCCACCCGTCGGGACCGACGTCGAGGACCAGCCCGATGCTGCCGCCCGTCGGGGTGTACTTGACGGCGTTGCTGAGCAGGTTGTCGATCACCTGTCGCAACCGGAACGCATCGCCGTAGATGAGCAGAGTGTCTGCACCGGACACCTCGATCGTGTGTCCACGACTCGTCCCGATCGGAAGGTAGCTGGCGATCGATGCGTCGGTCACCTGACGCAGGTCCACCGGTTCGGACAGGACGGCCGGCGCGGGACGGGACTCGTCGAGCGCGCTCGACACGAGTCGCAGCATCCGGTCACCCGCGTTCGCGACGACGGCCAGTTGTCCAGCGACGTCGGCGGGCAGGTCCTCCCGCTCGAGCATGAGGTCGACGTGGCCGATGATCGCCGTGAGCGGATTGCGCAGCTCGTGCGAGACGATGGCGGAGACCATGCGACGCTCCTCGGCGGCTTCGAGCGCGTCCGTGACGTCGTCGATGACGACCAGAGTCGTGCGCCGCGCGTCGGATGGCCCGGCGAGCGGCTGGGTGCTGACCTGCAGCGCCCGCCACCTGCCCGCCGTGTCGTAGAGCCACACGCGATCGCCCTGTATTGTCTCGCCGCGTGCGGCACGTGCCAGCACGGTCTGGTCCGGCGGAACGGGCTCGCCACGTCGATCGTCGTATTCGACCGCGGGCGACGGCAGGCTCGCACCGAAGCGGTCCCTGCCGTAGAGCTTGCGGTACGCGTCGTTCATGCGCTGGATCACGCCGTCGTCGCCGATGGCGACGAGCGCGGTGTCGAGCACGTCGATGATCTGCACCACGCGCTGCTGATGCGTCTCGGCGCGCGTGGCCGCGCGGTTGACCTGCTCGGACTGACGCTGCAGCAGACGCCGTGCTGCACGGGAACGCTGCATCCCGATCCTCACTGTCGTGCCGAGGAAGCCGAGCGTGATCACGACCACCAGCACGCGCAGCATCATCAGGGCGGGGTCGCCGGGTTGGTTACCGAAGACGACGAGGCTCACGCTGGTGATGCCGATCCCGGCGAACACCCACGCCATGGTGAAGTACGTGGCCAGCCACGTCACGGGAAAAACCCAGAGGAAGCCGAGTCGGATGTCGGGTGCGGCCGTCGTGAATCCGATCGCGAGCGCGTCGAGCATCGGCACCGCGATCGAGGCGGAGGCAGGCAGCCGATCCCAGGGGGTCATGATCGTCGCGAGCGTGACGACAACCACCAGTCCGAATCCGACGACGACGAGCGGCGTGGCGAAAGTCGACGGGTTGAAGGCGGCGATCATCACGGCGACGGCGACGATTCCGCCGGTGAAGATCAGCTGCCATCGCCAGATCGATGGCGTGCGAAACATATGTTGTGAGCCCCCTCAGGCCGATGCTCAAGTCTGCCGCAAGATTACTCAAAGAAGTCGTCTGCGGCATTCCGGCCGCCACGCGCGCGTCTTAGCATCATGAACGGACGACTGAGGCTGCGGCGTGGGGGATCACCGCGGCCTCAGTGCCGAAGAGGGAGAACACGACAATGACGACCGATCGCACGACTGCGCCGCCGCGGCGCCGACACCAATGGGGCACAGAGAAGGAGCGGGCGGCGCTTCCTGCCGTCCACGTGCGCCCGTCGACCCGCAAGCTCGTCCTGGCCCGCGTCGCGATCTGGTTCACCGTCGCGATGTGGATCCTGTACGTGCTCACGGTGCTGCTGACGATGTTCGTCGCCGGCGAGTTCGACACAACCTGGCGCATGATCGAGGGCGCTTCGTACATCGTGGTCGTGACGTTCCTGATCTTCTCCGCGCTGATGTACCTGCTCGCCAGGTACGGCGCCTTCCAGCGGTTCCGCACCCACCAGCGGGCGGCGCGCGGAGAGCTCGACCGGCACTTCTCGCTCGACCACCGCCCGCTCACCGTCCTAGTCCCCTCGTACGCGGAGGAGCCCGGTGTCGTCCGCAAGACGCTGTGGTCGGCGGCCCTGCAGGAGTATCCCGAGATGAGGGTCGTGCTGCTCGTCGACGACAACCCGTTCCCGAGCGACCAGGAGACACGCGACAAGCTGAACGCGACACGCGCCGTCACCGCCGAGATCGCTTACGCCTTGAACGAGCCGCGCGAGCGAGCGGCCGATGCGCTGGCGTTCTTCCAGACCGTCCGGGAGCTGCCCGGAATCGCCCAGGACACGCTGCCCGACCTCATCGACCAGTACTGGAGCGCGATCGCCTGGCTGCGCGACTTCGCCGCCCAGGAGCCGCGCGAGGACCACGTCGACGATTTCTTCGTCGAGGAGATCCTCGAGGGTCTGGCCGACGACCTCCAGTCGACGGCCGTCGCGCTGGAGATGGCTGAGGCAGAGGGCACCGCGCCGAGCGCGGAGCGCGTGCACGAGCTGTACCGACGACTCGTGTGGATCTTCTCGGCCGAGATCACATCGTTCGAGCGCAAGCGTTACGCATCGCTGTCGCACGAGGCCAATAAGGCGATGAACCTCAACGCGTACATCGGACTTCTCGGCGGACGGTTCGTCGAGCACGTCACGCCGGACGGCGTCATGCTGCGGCCCGCCCCGGGTGGTGCTCCGGCCGACATCGAGATCCCGTACTCGGACTTCGTGCTCACCCTCGACGCCGACTCGCTGCTGCTGCGCGACTACTGCCTGCGGCTGGTGCATTTCCTGGAACAGCCCGAGAACGCGAACGTCGCGGTGACCCAGACGCCGTACTCCTCGTTCCGCAACGCGCCGACGCGCATCGAGCGACTGGCAGGCGCGACGACGGATGTGCAGCACATCCTTCACCAGGGCATGACGAAGTACAACGCGACGTTCTGGGTCGGCGCGAACGCCGTCATCCGGATGGAGGCGCTCGATGACATCCTCGAGATCGAGAGCGTCGACGGCATCGAGGTGCGGCGCTACGTCCAGGACCGCACCGTCATCGAGGACACCGAGTCGAGCGTCGACCTCATGCTGTTCGGCTGGAAACTGGTCAACTACCCCGAGCGGCTGAGCTACAGCGCGACGCCGCCGGACTGGGGCTCGCTGGTGGTGCAGCGTCGTCGTTGGGCGAACGGCGGTCTGCTGATCCTGCCGAAGATGTGGCGGCAGATGCGCGACGGCCGTCGCCAGCACAAGCCGCTGAGCATCGGCGAGATCTCACTGCGGATGAACTACATGGCCTCGATCGCATGGGCCAGCTTCGGCCTGATCTTCCTGCTGGTCTACCCGTACGACAACCGACTGGTGAGCCCGTTCATCCTGATTGGCGCCCTGCCGTACTTCATCGCGATGGCAAGCGACCTGC
It includes:
- a CDS encoding sensor histidine kinase; this encodes MFRTPSIWRWQLIFTGGIVAVAVMIAAFNPSTFATPLVVVGFGLVVVVTLATIMTPWDRLPASASIAVPMLDALAIGFTTAAPDIRLGFLWVFPVTWLATYFTMAWVFAGIGITSVSLVVFGNQPGDPALMMLRVLVVVITLGFLGTTVRIGMQRSRAARRLLQRQSEQVNRAATRAETHQQRVVQIIDVLDTALVAIGDDGVIQRMNDAYRKLYGRDRFGASLPSPAVEYDDRRGEPVPPDQTVLARAARGETIQGDRVWLYDTAGRWRALQVSTQPLAGPSDARRTTLVVIDDVTDALEAAEERRMVSAIVSHELRNPLTAIIGHVDLMLEREDLPADVAGQLAVVANAGDRMLRLVSSALDESRPAPAVLSEPVDLRQVTDASIASYLPIGTSRGHTIEVSGADTLLIYGDAFRLRQVIDNLLSNAVKYTPTGGSIGLVLDVGPDGWAEVTITDTGLGIAPDELEHLFDPYFRTDEARQGDIPGTGLGMGIARDIVTAHGGVIDVVSEPGVGTSITLRFPRRPEGKTQNRPEPLEAERLQVREPA
- a CDS encoding glycosyltransferase family 2 protein; this translates as MTTDRTTAPPRRRHQWGTEKERAALPAVHVRPSTRKLVLARVAIWFTVAMWILYVLTVLLTMFVAGEFDTTWRMIEGASYIVVVTFLIFSALMYLLARYGAFQRFRTHQRAARGELDRHFSLDHRPLTVLVPSYAEEPGVVRKTLWSAALQEYPEMRVVLLVDDNPFPSDQETRDKLNATRAVTAEIAYALNEPRERAADALAFFQTVRELPGIAQDTLPDLIDQYWSAIAWLRDFAAQEPREDHVDDFFVEEILEGLADDLQSTAVALEMAEAEGTAPSAERVHELYRRLVWIFSAEITSFERKRYASLSHEANKAMNLNAYIGLLGGRFVEHVTPDGVMLRPAPGGAPADIEIPYSDFVLTLDADSLLLRDYCLRLVHFLEQPENANVAVTQTPYSSFRNAPTRIERLAGATTDVQHILHQGMTKYNATFWVGANAVIRMEALDDILEIESVDGIEVRRYVQDRTVIEDTESSVDLMLFGWKLVNYPERLSYSATPPDWGSLVVQRRRWANGGLLILPKMWRQMRDGRRQHKPLSIGEISLRMNYMASIAWASFGLIFLLVYPYDNRLVSPFILIGALPYFIAMASDLRYCGYKRTDIFRIYGFNLILLPVNLAGVLKSLQQGMTGRKIPFARTPKVKDRTSSPLLYVISPVIIIAYSAFVAWRSYTDGSWWTLAFSGFNAICATWAFLGNIGVRNGLVDTWIGLTDWMYVDIERPEPEAPAEDAAPDWRAMLHEGHPAPGTVGPTPERRSVAARPMLDLRSDLELRS